GCTCGGGCAGGCCGCGGTCCCGGGCGACCTGCGCGATCGTCCGGGCGTTCGCCACCTGCTCGGCCGAGAGGGTCACCGAGGTGGCGGGCACCGTGCACACCGCCGTGCGCGTGGGCGCGGCCCCGTCGGCGCGCCAGACGAGGACGACGAGCAGGACGACGCACACGAGGAAGAAGGGGCCCCACGAGCGCAGCGCCAGGGCACGGCCACGGCTCCTCCGCGCGGCCGGACGGCTGCCGGCGGGCCGCCTGGCCGGGGGCCGCTTCGCCGGGCGTCCGGCCGACGGTCGCCGGGCCGGCGCACGCCGGGCCGCCGGGCGGGGGGCGGTCCGGGCGCTGGTCATCGTCCCCGAGGGTAGGTGCGCCGCCTGCCAGGACCCTGGACGTCCGGTGGACCGGTGGGGCCGGTGGGACGGCCGGGCCCGCTGTCGCCGGCGGACCGTGATCGCTAGCGTGTGCCCGCTCGCCCCGCCGCTGCCCAGGAGGCCCCGTGCCCGACGCCCTGCTCCCCGGGATCACCGCCACCCGGGTGCCCACCGCCCGGCTCACCCAGAACGTGCTGCACCCGGAGGGCACCGAGCCGGCCGGTCCCGGCGAGGCGGTGCTGTTCGTGCACGGCAACGTGAGCTCGTCGCTGTTCTGGCAGCCCACGGTGCTGGCGGTGCACGGGACCGGGCGCCGGGTGCTCGCCGTCGACCTGCGCGGCTACGGCGACACCGATCCGGTGCCGGTCGACGCCCGCCGCGGGGTGCGCGACTGGGCCGACGACCTCGGCGCGCTGTTCGACGCGCTCGGCCTAGACCGGGTGCACCTGGTCGGCTGGAGCATGGGCGCCGGCGTCGTCCTGCAGCGGCTGCTCGACGACCCCGCCCGGGTGGCGTCGGTGACGCTGGTGGCCCCGGTGTCGCCCTACGGCTTCGGCGGCACCGCCGGCGCGGAGGGCCGCCGGCTGGCGGGGGACGGCGCGGGCTCCGGCGGCGGCGCGGCCAACCCGGAGTTCGTCGCGGCGCTGGCGGCCGGCGACACGACCGACGCGGCGCCCACCAGTCCGCGGTCGATCCTGCGCGCCTTCTACGTGGCGCCGGGGTCGCTGCCGCTGGACCCGGCGCTGGAGGACGTCTTCGTCGCCGCGATGCTCTCGACGCGCACCGGCGAGGACCACTACCCCGGCGACAGCGCGCCCAGCGACACGTGGCCGGGGACGGCGCCGGGGCCGCGCGGGGTGCTCAACACCATGGCGCCGACGGTGTTCGACGTCTCCGGGGTCGTGGACCTGCCGGCCAAGCCGCCGGTGCTGTGGATCCGCGGCGACGCCGACGCGATCGTCTCCGACACCTCGGCGTTCGACCTGGCGTTCCTCGGGCAGCTCGGGGCGGTGCCCGGCTGGCCGGGGGCGGAGACCTGCCCGCCGCAGCCGATGGTCACCCAGACCCGCGCGGTGCTCGACCGCTACGCCGCGACCGGCGGCGCCTACCGCGAGGTGGTCCTGCCCGGGGTCGGGCACTCACCGCACGTCGAGCGGCCGCAGGAGTTCGTCGTCGCCCTGCTCGAGCACCTCGTCGCCCCCGCCGCGGAGCCCGCCAACCTGACCTAGTTGGCGTGCAGGGCGGCGTTCAGCTCGCCCCAGGTGCCGGTGCGCGGCAGGGCCTCCAGCGCGCCGGAGACGCTGTTGCGGCGGAACAGCAGCCCGTCGCGCCCGGACAGCTCGCGGCCCTTGACCACCGAGCCGTCGGGCAGCGTGATCCGCGAGCCGGCGGTCACGTAGCAGCCGGCCTCGACGACGCAGTCGTCCCCGAGCGAGATGCCGATGCCCGAGTTGGCGCCGAGCAGGCAGCCGGTGCCGATGGAGACGACCTCCTTGCCGCCGCCCGACAGCGTGCCCATGATCGACGCGCTCCCCCCGACGTCGCTGTCGGCGCCGACGACGACGCCCGCGCTGATCCGGCCCTCGACCATCGAGGGGCCGAGCGTGCCGGCGTTGTAGTTGACGAAGCCCTCGTGCATGACCGTCGTCCCCTCGGCCAGGTGGGCGCCCAGCCGCACCCGGTCGGCGTCGGCGACGCGCACGCCCGGGGGGAGCACGTAGTCGACCATCCGCGGGAACTTGTCCACCGACAGCACCGTCAGGTGCCCCCGCGCGGCGCGCAGCGCCGCCCGCCGGGTGGGGGTCAGCTCGGTGGCCAGGACCGGCCCGGCGCTGGTCCAGGCCACGTTGGCCAGCAGGCCGAAGACGCCGTCGAGGTTCACCCCGTGCGGCCGGACCAGCCGGGCGGAGAGCAGGTGCAGCCGCAGGTAGACGTCGTGCGTGTCGACCGGCGGGGCGTCGAGGTCGGCGATCACCGTGCGGACGCCGACGACCTCCACGCCGCGGAGCTCGTCGCTGCGCACCAGGCCGGAGAACTCGTGGCCGAGCTCGCCGCCGAGTTCCAGGGTGCCGAGCTGGTGGGTGCCGGTCGGCCCGTCCGCGCCGAGCGCGGGGGAGGGGTACCAGGTGTCGAGGACGGTCCCGGAGGCGGTGACGGTCGCGAGACCGGTGGCGACGGCGGAGCGGGCGGCGGGGGCGGTCACGGCCCGACGCTACCCAGCTCGGCGCGCCGGGACGGCCGGCGGCCCCGTCCCTCCACGGTGAGGAGGACGAGGTCCTCCCACCGTAGGCTCGGGCACCGTGAGCTCCCCGCCCCGACTGGACCTCTCTGCCGACGTCCTCACGTTGACCCGGGTCCTGGTGGACACCCCCTCGGTGTCCGGGGACGAGCGGGCGCTGGCCGACGCGGTGGAGACGGCGCTGCGGTCCCTCGGCGGGCTCGAGGTCGAGCGGGTCGGCGACACCGTCCTCGCCCGCACGGGCCTCGGCCGCGACACCCGCGTCGTCCTGGCCGGGCACCTCGACACCGTGCCGATCGCCGGCAACGTGCCCAGCCGGCTGGAGGACGGACGGCTCTACGGCTGCGGCACCAGCGACATGAAGTCCGGCGACGCGGTGATGCTGCGGCTGGCCGGGCGCTTCGGCGTCCCCGGCGCCGAGCCCGCGCACGACCTGACCTTCGTCTTCTACGACAACGAGGAGGTCGAGGCGGTCAAGAGCGGCCTCGGCCGGGTGGCCCGCGAGCGGCGCGGGTGGCTCTACGGCGACCTCGCCGTCCTGCTCGAGGGCACCGACGGCGAGATCGAGGCCGGCTGCCAGGGCACGCTGCGGGCCCGGCTGGAGACGAGGGGCCGGCGGGCGCACAGCGCGCGCAGCTGGCTCGGGGTCAACGCCGTCCACGGGCTGGCCGGGGCGCTGGCCGCGCTGGCCGCCTACGAGGCGCGCGAGGTGGAGATCGACGGCTGCCTGTACCGCGAGGGCCTCAACGCGGTCGGCGTCTCCGGCGGCGTGGCCGGCAACGTGATCCCGGACGAGGCCGCGCTGACGGTGAACTTCCGCTACGCCCCCGATCGGGACGAGGACGCCGCCGAGGCGCACGTCCGCGAGGTCTTCGCCGGGGCGATCGCCGCCGGTGCCACCCTGACCGTCACCGACAACGCCGGCGGCGCGCTGCCGGGCCTGTCCGAGCCCGCCGCCGCGGCGTTCGTCGCCGCCGTCGGCAAGCCCGCGCGGGCCAAGCTCGGCTGGACCGACGTCGCCCGCTTCGCCGCGCTCGGCATCCCGGCGGTCAACTACGGCCCCGGCGACCCGACGCTGGCCCACACCCGCGAGGAGCACGTCCTGGTCGAGCGCCTGCAGCCGGCCGAGGACGCCCTGACCGCCTATCTGGCGACGCCCGCCGCCTGAGGAGCCGTGCATGACGACCATCCCCCCGCCCGCCGACGGCCGGAACCCGCGCCCGACGCGCCACCGCGGTCCGGTGGTGCTGCGCGGCGGCGAGCCGGACCCGCAGACGGTCGGGACGACGACCGACCAGCGGCTGCTCGACCGCCGCGGGCCCACCGACTGGGTGCACACCGACCCGTGGCGGGTGCTGCGCATCCAGTCGGAGTTCGTGGAGGGCTTCGGCCTGCTCGCCGAGCTGCCGCGGGCGGTCAGCGTCTTCGGCAGCGCCCGCACGAAGCCCGACCACCCCTACTACGAGGCGGGCGTGCGGATCGGCGGGGCGCTCGCCCGCGCCGGCTACGCGGTCATCACCGGCGGCGGGCCGGGTGCGATGGAGGCAGCCAACCGCGGCGCCCACGAGGCCGGCGGGCTGTCGGTGGGCCTGGGCATCGAGCTGCCGTTCGAGCAGGAGCTCAACGAGTGGGTCGACGTCGGCATCAGCTTCCGCTACTTCTTCGTCCGCAAGACGATGTTCGTGAAGTACGCGCAGGCCTTCGTCATCCTCCCCGGCGGCTTCGGCACCCTCGACGAGCTGTTCGAGGCGCTGACCCTGGTGCAGACCCGCAAGGTCACCCGCTTCCCGGTCGTCCTGTTCGGCACCGCGTACTGGTCGGGCCTGGTCGAGTGGATCCGCGGTGCGCTGCTCGAGTCCGGCACGATCAGCCCCGGCGACCTGGACCTGTTCACCGTCACCGACGACGTCGCCGAGGTGCTCGCCCACATCCGGGCGGCCGAGGCGGCCGGGTCGCCGGGCGACAACGGCGGGGGCATGCGGGCGCCACTGTCCGGGCCGGTCGAGCCGGTCGAGGGCTGAGGGGGCGCGGTGCTGTCCCTCCTCGTCGGGCTGGCCGCGGTCGCCGTCGTCGGGGCGCTGCTGTTCCTCGGCGGCTCGGTGCTGCTCGGCCGCGGGGAGTCCCAGCCGCCGGCCGACCTCGACCGCTCCCCGGTGGAGCTGCCCGACGACCGGCCGGTCACCGGCGAGGACGTGCGCGCGCTGCGGATCTCGGTGGCCGTGCGCGGCTACCGCATGACCGAGGTGGACTGGCTGCTCGAGCAGCTGGCCCAGACGATCGAGGAGCGCGACGAGACCATCGCCGCGCTGCGCGCCGCGCACGACCGCCCGGCGCGGGCCGCCGACGCCGACACCGACCCGGGGCTGACCCTGCCGGCCGGGCGCACGCAGGACGAGCAGGCCGCTCCCGCGGCCGGGAACGGAGCGGGCGCCGATGCCTGAGCTGGTCGAGCGGGTCACGGTCGAGGCGCCGCCGGAACGCGTGTGGGCGGCGCTGACCGACTGGCGGTCCCAGGGGGCCTGGATGCTGGCCACCGACGTCGAGACCGTGGGCGGGCCCGCGCAGGGCGTCGGCGGGCGGCTGGCCGCGCGCACCGGCGTCCCGCTGCCGTGGCGGCGCGGGCGGCACCTCGGCGTCCTCGACACCATGGTCATCACCGAGTGGGACCCGCCCCGGCGCGTGGTCGTCCAGCACACCGGCCGGGTCGTGCGCGGTCCCGGCATCTTCGAGGTGCGGCCCTCGGGGGAGCGCACCGAGTTCGTCTGGACCGAGCGGCTGTACCTGCCCCTCGGGCTGCTCGGCAGGCTGGGCTGGCCGCTGGCGAAGCCGTTCGTCGTCGTCGGGGTGCGGCTGTCGCTGCGCCGGTTCGCCCGCTTCGCCACGACCTACGCCGGCTGAGGGCCGCCGTCCGTTACCGGACCGTGACGTCGGGACGTCACGGATCCGGGCGTCCCGGCGGGTCTCCTGAACAGGGGGACGGACGGGGCGGAGGGCGATGAGCACGGACCGGGAGTTCACGGCGTTCGTGGTCGCCCACGAGGCGGCGCTGCTGCGGACCGCCTACCTGCTCACCGGCGACCGCGGGCACGCCGAGGACCTCGTGCAGACCGCGCTCGCCCGGGCGCACCGGCACTGGGCGCGCGTCCAGCGGGCCGACGTGCCGGTCGCCTACGTGCGCCGGCTGCTGGTCAACTGCCACCTGAGCTGGCGACGGCGGCTGTGGCACGGCGAGCAGGTCCTCGAGACGCTGCCCGAGCGGCCCGCCGGGGACTGGCAGGACGCCCACGCCCTCGCCGACGAGCTGCGCCGGGCCCTCGACCTGCTGTCCCCGCGGGCCCGCGCGGTCCTCGTCCTGCGCTTCTACGAGGACCTCACCGAGACCGAGACCGCCCGCGTGCTCGGCTGCTCGGCCAGCACCGTCCGCACCCACACCGCCCGCGGCCTGTCCGCCGTCCGCCGGGCGCTGGATCCCGAGCCCACCCCGCTGACCGACCGGAGGCCGTCGTGAC
This region of Geodermatophilus bullaregiensis genomic DNA includes:
- the dapD gene encoding 2,3,4,5-tetrahydropyridine-2,6-dicarboxylate N-succinyltransferase, which translates into the protein MTAPAARSAVATGLATVTASGTVLDTWYPSPALGADGPTGTHQLGTLELGGELGHEFSGLVRSDELRGVEVVGVRTVIADLDAPPVDTHDVYLRLHLLSARLVRPHGVNLDGVFGLLANVAWTSAGPVLATELTPTRRAALRAARGHLTVLSVDKFPRMVDYVLPPGVRVADADRVRLGAHLAEGTTVMHEGFVNYNAGTLGPSMVEGRISAGVVVGADSDVGGSASIMGTLSGGGKEVVSIGTGCLLGANSGIGISLGDDCVVEAGCYVTAGSRITLPDGSVVKGRELSGRDGLLFRRNSVSGALEALPRTGTWGELNAALHAN
- a CDS encoding SigE family RNA polymerase sigma factor, encoding MSTDREFTAFVVAHEAALLRTAYLLTGDRGHAEDLVQTALARAHRHWARVQRADVPVAYVRRLLVNCHLSWRRRLWHGEQVLETLPERPAGDWQDAHALADELRRALDLLSPRARAVLVLRFYEDLTETETARVLGCSASTVRTHTARGLSAVRRALDPEPTPLTDRRPS
- a CDS encoding SRPBCC family protein — protein: MPELVERVTVEAPPERVWAALTDWRSQGAWMLATDVETVGGPAQGVGGRLAARTGVPLPWRRGRHLGVLDTMVITEWDPPRRVVVQHTGRVVRGPGIFEVRPSGERTEFVWTERLYLPLGLLGRLGWPLAKPFVVVGVRLSLRRFARFATTYAG
- a CDS encoding TIGR00730 family Rossman fold protein — translated: MTTIPPPADGRNPRPTRHRGPVVLRGGEPDPQTVGTTTDQRLLDRRGPTDWVHTDPWRVLRIQSEFVEGFGLLAELPRAVSVFGSARTKPDHPYYEAGVRIGGALARAGYAVITGGGPGAMEAANRGAHEAGGLSVGLGIELPFEQELNEWVDVGISFRYFFVRKTMFVKYAQAFVILPGGFGTLDELFEALTLVQTRKVTRFPVVLFGTAYWSGLVEWIRGALLESGTISPGDLDLFTVTDDVAEVLAHIRAAEAAGSPGDNGGGMRAPLSGPVEPVEG
- a CDS encoding DivIVA domain-containing protein; the protein is MLSLLVGLAAVAVVGALLFLGGSVLLGRGESQPPADLDRSPVELPDDRPVTGEDVRALRISVAVRGYRMTEVDWLLEQLAQTIEERDETIAALRAAHDRPARAADADTDPGLTLPAGRTQDEQAAPAAGNGAGADA
- the dapE gene encoding succinyl-diaminopimelate desuccinylase → MSSPPRLDLSADVLTLTRVLVDTPSVSGDERALADAVETALRSLGGLEVERVGDTVLARTGLGRDTRVVLAGHLDTVPIAGNVPSRLEDGRLYGCGTSDMKSGDAVMLRLAGRFGVPGAEPAHDLTFVFYDNEEVEAVKSGLGRVARERRGWLYGDLAVLLEGTDGEIEAGCQGTLRARLETRGRRAHSARSWLGVNAVHGLAGALAALAAYEAREVEIDGCLYREGLNAVGVSGGVAGNVIPDEAALTVNFRYAPDRDEDAAEAHVREVFAGAIAAGATLTVTDNAGGALPGLSEPAAAAFVAAVGKPARAKLGWTDVARFAALGIPAVNYGPGDPTLAHTREEHVLVERLQPAEDALTAYLATPAA
- a CDS encoding alpha/beta hydrolase, which gives rise to MPDALLPGITATRVPTARLTQNVLHPEGTEPAGPGEAVLFVHGNVSSSLFWQPTVLAVHGTGRRVLAVDLRGYGDTDPVPVDARRGVRDWADDLGALFDALGLDRVHLVGWSMGAGVVLQRLLDDPARVASVTLVAPVSPYGFGGTAGAEGRRLAGDGAGSGGGAANPEFVAALAAGDTTDAAPTSPRSILRAFYVAPGSLPLDPALEDVFVAAMLSTRTGEDHYPGDSAPSDTWPGTAPGPRGVLNTMAPTVFDVSGVVDLPAKPPVLWIRGDADAIVSDTSAFDLAFLGQLGAVPGWPGAETCPPQPMVTQTRAVLDRYAATGGAYREVVLPGVGHSPHVERPQEFVVALLEHLVAPAAEPANLT